A stretch of Aureispira sp. CCB-E DNA encodes these proteins:
- a CDS encoding cytochrome P450 — MENPEVNVPKMGLLAFLRKLPSMNRNLILFFKEILDQNDGLIKLPNKLTLTDDAELIQYFLQKNNSNYIKTSLVRTFVRDQIGDGLFTSDGKYWLKQRRAIQAGFHKKKLVGISKIMLDEINQYMDNILDVYAETNQEIDLEKEMTYLASKVVSKSLFGQEFDNEKIDVIDDSIAKANEYIVAVAKQPFLKPWYHLNGAYKHIVKQKNIRDKFILDFIEERKKSGESKDDLLGMLLDTEYEDGSKMTNKQLLDESIILIVAGNKTSAVTMAWLFYLLAKHPGIEEKVLQSVTEILGDEEPSIESIRSLTYPLQVLEETMRMYPVVWLIDREPVEDDEFSGIKIKKGEDIAAFVYGLHHNPKYWKDPECFDPERFTPENKKEQVPFSYLPFGGGPRICIGKNFAIMEMQFILAMFIRRYKFVLSPGQNIGFKPLLTLSPTNGIKVRVQKRNPAS; from the coding sequence ATGGAGAACCCTGAAGTTAATGTTCCTAAAATGGGATTGCTTGCTTTTTTACGCAAGCTTCCTAGTATGAATCGCAACTTGATCCTTTTTTTTAAAGAAATATTAGACCAGAATGATGGTCTTATCAAACTTCCTAACAAACTTACCCTAACCGATGACGCTGAATTGATTCAGTATTTTTTACAAAAGAATAATTCTAACTATATCAAAACCTCTTTAGTTAGAACTTTTGTAAGAGATCAAATTGGAGATGGTCTTTTTACATCTGACGGAAAATATTGGTTGAAACAACGCAGAGCTATCCAAGCTGGTTTTCACAAAAAAAAATTAGTTGGCATTTCTAAAATTATGCTTGATGAAATCAATCAATATATGGATAATATCTTGGACGTGTATGCAGAAACAAACCAAGAAATTGATCTCGAAAAAGAAATGACTTACTTGGCATCAAAAGTAGTTTCCAAAAGCTTGTTCGGGCAAGAGTTTGACAATGAAAAAATTGATGTTATTGATGATAGCATTGCCAAAGCAAATGAATACATTGTCGCTGTTGCCAAACAGCCATTTCTAAAACCTTGGTATCATCTCAATGGCGCTTATAAGCATATTGTCAAACAAAAAAATATTCGAGATAAATTTATCTTAGATTTCATCGAAGAACGAAAAAAATCTGGCGAATCAAAAGATGATTTGCTAGGTATGTTGTTGGATACCGAGTATGAAGATGGTTCTAAGATGACGAATAAACAGTTGCTAGATGAATCTATTATTTTGATTGTTGCAGGCAACAAAACATCTGCTGTTACAATGGCTTGGCTCTTCTATTTGCTAGCCAAACACCCTGGAATTGAAGAAAAAGTGCTGCAATCAGTCACAGAAATATTGGGAGATGAAGAACCTTCCATCGAAAGTATTCGCTCATTGACTTATCCACTACAAGTCCTAGAAGAAACAATGCGAATGTATCCCGTTGTCTGGCTTATTGACCGAGAACCCGTAGAAGATGACGAGTTTTCGGGCATCAAAATCAAAAAAGGAGAAGACATTGCAGCATTTGTATATGGTCTACATCATAATCCTAAGTACTGGAAAGATCCTGAATGTTTTGACCCTGAGCGTTTCACTCCAGAAAATAAAAAAGAACAGGTTCCTTTTTCTTATTTACCTTTTGGAGGAGGACCAAGAATTTGTATTGGGAAAAATTTTGCTATTATGGAAATGCAATTCATTTTAGCCATGTTTATTCGGAGGTACAAATTTGTCTTATCGCCAGGACAAAACATAGGTTTTAAACCTTTGCTTACTCTAAGTCCAACGAATGGTATTAAAGTTCGAGTTCAAAAAAGAAATCCAGCTAGCTAA
- a CDS encoding terpene synthase family protein — translation MKERNQEANEGNKPNVSQIANDFQDNLSACPVSPFNSKQLTISTLEIHYHEAIQDILKATSKLTKELDIQLEEVYSAHTSMTAFLYPNSGRYRLVIANVLYDFLYYIDDLFGEDIEIGEDDERPSLMAMMQIWKTGKIQDGFLDAIKNPKIKNIYNALLWIRTKLFQSSEPAFFKKLSGLLFEHLKDQLEPKDFSTVDEYILLRRRFGGMYPVAFLVEYCNNRYLAAGTLEKVPSLQKAIDACADIGGLSNDIFSYPKESHSKFNLVNSYLVAHPEMTLKEAVQNSIDLVNDCHFEFDQAIEQLQTEVKVLSEEQQITVLKFAEGLKDILSASYHWQFVTQRFRHDNHILEDLKHESTYTFNSKVKNLIPLIKKHA, via the coding sequence ATGAAAGAAAGAAATCAAGAAGCAAACGAAGGTAACAAACCCAACGTATCACAAATCGCTAACGATTTTCAAGACAATTTATCCGCATGCCCTGTTAGCCCCTTCAACTCTAAGCAGCTAACCATTTCTACACTAGAAATACACTATCACGAAGCTATTCAAGATATTTTGAAAGCTACCTCTAAATTGACCAAAGAGCTGGATATCCAACTAGAAGAGGTCTATTCTGCTCATACAAGTATGACTGCATTTTTATACCCCAACTCAGGTAGGTATAGATTGGTCATTGCCAATGTTCTCTACGATTTTCTATATTACATCGATGATCTTTTTGGAGAGGACATAGAAATTGGAGAAGACGACGAGCGTCCTTCATTGATGGCAATGATGCAAATTTGGAAAACTGGAAAAATCCAAGATGGCTTTTTAGATGCTATTAAAAACCCAAAAATTAAGAACATCTATAACGCTTTACTTTGGATTAGAACTAAGTTATTTCAGAGCTCTGAGCCTGCATTTTTCAAAAAACTATCTGGTCTGCTTTTTGAGCATTTGAAAGATCAGTTGGAGCCTAAAGACTTTAGCACTGTAGACGAATATATTTTGCTAAGAAGACGTTTTGGTGGAATGTACCCTGTTGCGTTTCTTGTAGAATACTGCAACAATAGATACCTTGCCGCAGGTACTTTAGAAAAAGTACCTAGTCTACAAAAAGCAATTGATGCATGTGCTGATATTGGAGGTTTATCAAACGATATTTTCTCCTATCCCAAAGAAAGTCACAGCAAGTTTAATTTGGTCAACAGTTATTTAGTTGCTCATCCAGAAATGACATTAAAAGAAGCTGTTCAAAATTCTATCGACCTAGTTAACGACTGTCACTTTGAATTTGACCAAGCCATAGAGCAACTTCAAACAGAGGTTAAGGTTTTATCTGAAGAGCAACAAATTACTGTGTTAAAATTTGCAGAGGGTCTAAAAGATATTTTATCAGCAAGCTACCACTGGCAATTTGTTACTCAGCGTTTCAGACATGACAACCACATTTTGGAAGACTTGAAACACGAATCTACTTATACATTCAATTCGAAAGTTAAGAATTTGATTCCTCTAATCAAGAAACATGCATAA